One window from the genome of Cupriavidus metallidurans CH34 encodes:
- a CDS encoding VirB8/TrbF family protein, which translates to MPFFRKSADKAKPLTVAPGMYGNERPEQAIFDITTRISVDRNHWKLATFGLGVIAVAAILTREPPPSVVKVVGVSSDVTGKPITRELDAFRPDERQVQAALKDLVQRWFTVEPILTPQIESSRMASNLRSVREQMLGAAKDQFNAWVQEDEPFRQVMSSPTLTREPKFINIASLPDSTVVVEFVTTTTEDGYKPRKQRYTITFRYQTKPADKEAVLGTNPFGVYPIFFSIQKSAA; encoded by the coding sequence ATGCCATTCTTTCGAAAATCCGCCGACAAAGCCAAGCCCCTGACCGTGGCGCCAGGTATGTATGGCAATGAGCGTCCGGAGCAAGCGATATTCGATATCACCACACGCATCAGCGTGGATCGCAACCATTGGAAGTTGGCAACGTTCGGGCTCGGCGTGATTGCGGTGGCTGCGATCCTGACCCGCGAGCCTCCGCCGTCTGTTGTGAAGGTGGTGGGCGTATCGTCGGACGTGACTGGCAAGCCCATCACGCGCGAACTCGACGCATTTCGTCCCGATGAGCGCCAGGTGCAGGCGGCTCTCAAGGATCTGGTGCAACGCTGGTTCACGGTCGAGCCGATCCTGACGCCGCAGATTGAATCGTCGCGTATGGCATCAAACCTGCGTTCGGTTCGTGAGCAGATGCTGGGTGCCGCCAAGGACCAGTTCAACGCTTGGGTGCAAGAGGACGAGCCGTTCCGACAGGTCATGTCGTCGCCCACGCTGACGCGAGAGCCGAAGTTCATCAACATCGCGAGCCTGCCCGATAGCACGGTCGTCGTCGAGTTTGTCACGACAACTACCGAAGACGGCTACAAGCCTCGCAAGCAGCGCTACACCATCACCTTCCGGTATCAGACCAAGCCTGCAGACAAGGAGGCTGTCCTCGGTACCAACCCGTTTGGGGTGTACCCCATCTTTTTTAGCATTCAGAAATCGGCGGCTTAA
- a CDS encoding CpaF family protein codes for MESPANNHPLLQLTQLADSAVSMFFESLAPLHDVIHASDVAEVMINRHDSIWVERRGVLTKLDIVLDPIKVEGAVRSLASSVEKSAVRGTSQGIINAGHKGLRIAAVMQPTAIDGHALSIRRHRETNLTLEDYAKAGAFSLRNATTKAEEPIFLGNEEDEALMRALEQLIVRRKNVIVAGGTSSGKTTFLNALAGRVPATDRVLTIEDTMELKLTVPNLVRLLSNKDKGVTTQHLVALALRFRPDRIFVGEVRFGEAFDMLQAFNTGHDGGMASLHASSARSALSRLESMALLGIPPGSGWKLDDMRKLIADCIHYVVHMKRTGEMRHVSEIIEIKGFSNGDYDINRVF; via the coding sequence ATGGAATCCCCAGCGAACAACCACCCTCTTTTGCAGCTCACGCAGCTCGCCGACAGCGCAGTCTCGATGTTCTTCGAGTCGCTGGCGCCACTGCACGATGTCATCCATGCGTCGGACGTCGCGGAAGTCATGATCAACCGCCACGACAGTATCTGGGTGGAGCGACGTGGGGTACTGACCAAGCTCGATATCGTCTTGGACCCAATTAAGGTGGAAGGCGCCGTTCGCTCCCTCGCCTCTTCCGTTGAAAAGTCCGCTGTGCGCGGAACCTCCCAGGGCATCATCAATGCCGGCCACAAAGGTCTGCGGATCGCGGCGGTCATGCAGCCGACCGCGATCGACGGCCACGCACTGAGCATTCGTCGCCACCGCGAAACGAACCTGACGCTGGAGGACTACGCCAAGGCGGGCGCGTTTTCATTGCGCAACGCGACCACGAAGGCTGAGGAGCCGATCTTCCTGGGCAACGAGGAAGACGAGGCGTTGATGCGTGCGCTCGAGCAGTTGATCGTAAGGCGCAAGAACGTCATCGTTGCGGGCGGCACGTCGTCGGGCAAGACCACTTTCCTTAACGCGCTCGCCGGCCGCGTCCCGGCCACCGACCGAGTCCTCACCATCGAGGACACGATGGAACTCAAGCTGACGGTACCGAATCTGGTGCGTCTGCTCTCGAACAAGGACAAGGGCGTCACTACGCAACACCTCGTCGCGCTCGCCTTGCGTTTCCGACCCGATCGCATCTTCGTTGGCGAAGTTCGCTTTGGCGAGGCGTTCGACATGTTGCAGGCGTTCAACACCGGCCACGACGGCGGCATGGCGTCCCTTCACGCCAGCAGCGCTCGCTCGGCCCTATCTCGCCTGGAGAGCATGGCGCTTCTTGGGATTCCCCCCGGCTCGGGATGGAAGCTCGACGACATGAGAAAGCTCATTGCCGATTGCATTCACTACGTGGTGCACATGAAGCGCACCGGTGAAATGCGTCACGTCTCGGAAATCATTGAGATCAAGGGTTTCAGCAACGGCGATTACGACATCAACCGCGTTTTTTAA
- a CDS encoding TrbC/VirB2 family protein gives MTLTFNHRVRATARKYAPSALLMVGMMAVATSAVAADDAFLNNLGNFICGIATFINTKYLFVVGLIVIVLGAYAYANAESSLSKFISGACVGVGLAAAAPSILKSLGLIASCVGF, from the coding sequence ATGACCCTAACCTTCAACCACCGCGTGCGCGCCACCGCACGCAAGTACGCGCCCTCGGCCCTGCTGATGGTCGGCATGATGGCTGTCGCCACGTCGGCGGTTGCCGCTGACGACGCATTCCTGAATAACCTCGGCAACTTCATCTGTGGCATCGCGACGTTCATCAACACGAAGTATCTCTTCGTGGTGGGCCTGATCGTGATCGTCCTGGGCGCCTACGCGTACGCGAACGCGGAGTCGTCCCTCTCCAAATTTATCTCCGGCGCCTGCGTCGGCGTGGGTCTAGCGGCCGCTGCCCCTTCCATCCTGAAGTCGCTAGGCCTGATCGCCTCCTGTGTCGGTTTCTGA
- a CDS encoding conjugal transfer protein codes for MRKHHVSIGLSMPRLIAGAVRSLAIANGTIVALLIYVTYRSGWQIPLAVFVYGLCSHALLAWLTSRDPWWNQILNVYNQYGDLYESLPWHGKSHAVFRRPYGFDSDLPC; via the coding sequence ATGCGCAAGCACCACGTAAGCATCGGCCTGTCCATGCCGCGCCTGATCGCTGGCGCAGTACGAAGTCTGGCTATCGCCAATGGGACGATTGTCGCGCTCCTGATCTACGTCACATATCGGAGCGGCTGGCAAATCCCGCTGGCAGTTTTCGTCTATGGCCTGTGCAGCCACGCACTGCTGGCGTGGCTGACGAGTCGTGATCCGTGGTGGAACCAGATCCTGAACGTCTACAACCAGTACGGAGACCTGTACGAGTCGCTGCCATGGCACGGCAAGTCTCACGCGGTGTTCCGCCGCCCCTATGGCTTTGACAGCGACCTGCCATGCTGA